Proteins encoded by one window of Mercenaria mercenaria strain notata chromosome 4, MADL_Memer_1, whole genome shotgun sequence:
- the LOC123552622 gene encoding flavin-containing monooxygenase 3-like → MAKRICVIGAGPSGMSTLFHFAKLQPMPEVVCYEKQGTWGGLWNFSWRTGVDEHGEPCHNSMYRNMWSNTFKENMEYPDYTFEEHFGKNTPSFPPRPAVRDYMEDGSLITKFEDECQNFLW, encoded by the exons ATGGCCAAAAGAATATGTGTCATCGGTGCAGGACCCTCAGGAATGTCAACATTGTTTCACTTCGCAAAACTACAACCAATGCCAGAGGTTGTATGTTACGAGAAACAGGGCACATGGGGAGGACTTTGGAATTTCTCATGGAGAACAG GCGTGGATGAACATGGAGAACCATGCCATAACAGCATGTATAGAAATATGTGGAGTAACACTTTTAAAGAGAACATGGAATATCCGGATTACACTTTCGAGGAGCATTTTGGGAAAAACACACCTTCCTTTCCGCCACGCCCCGCTGTAAGAGACTATATGGAAG ATGGCTCCCTCATAACGAAATTTGAAGATGAATGTCAGAATTTCCTTTGGTAA